The Candidatus Beckwithbacteria bacterium sequence TTTTATCTATATGTTCCGCCACTTCGGTAAAATTAACCACTTCCGCTTGACCTAAATTAAGCTTGTTTCTCAGGTCCAGTTTTTTAACATAAGGCTTAATAGTTCTAGGCATATACTTAAATGCCGCCCGAGCGGCTTCCACGCCGCTGATTCTTATGCCCTTTTTCTGCCACCATTCCAAACTGTAACCGTTAGCGCAGCCAAAATCGATTAGCTCTTTTGGTTTAAATATTTCCCAAATTGCCCTAGCGTAAGCAAAATAAATCTTTTTCGGTCTGAATTTAAATTGTTTATCGCCATAAAGCTGGTCATCAAATTTTTCCATAACCATATTATAATCAATTAATGGCACTAAAGATAAAATATTTTCACCGCGGACAGTTTGATCCAAGCCAATTAAGGGAAGATAATATCGACCGTTTGTCAACCAGTTTAGTTCCTCATGGCTCAAAAGTTTTAGAATTAGGCTGTGCCACCGGTTTTATGGGGAATTATCTTACCAAAAAACTCCATTGCCGGGTCATCGGTGTGGATATTAATCCGGCGGTAAAGGCTGATATTACCGGCGATTTAGCCAAGACAAGTGTTTGGCAGGAAATTAAGCCACACCGGCCTTTTGATGTTGTTTTCGCTTCAGCGATCCTGGAGCATTTGCCTGATCCGGAAACCACACTTCAATTAATTAAATCAGTCTTAAAACCCAAAGGCATATTGATTATTACTCTGCCTAATGTTGCCCACTGGCGCCAGCGGCTTAAACTCCTGCGCGGTCATTGGGATTATGAAGATTATGGTCTTTTAGACCAAACTCATTTGCGGTTCTTTAATTATTTTAGCGGCCAAAGATTAATCACCGCCGCCGGTTTCACTATTAACCAAATCCTGATCGATCCGGCCGGCGGTTTGAAATATTTTAACTGGCTGGTCAAACATTTCCCTAATTTATATGCCTACCAAATCTGTATTAAAGCCAATAAATAGAGAATCCCGGAGTGAAAGAAGTCCCCACTCCGGGATTGATCTTAGTATTTCCATTGCTTCCTACAATACTAAAGCGTTTCTCCGGCGTTGTTTAATGTCGATTTTTAAATATACCAAACAACTTAATTTTGAGGTGATTGTGGTCGATAATGCTTCCTCTGATGGCTCAGCCAAGATGGTAAAAAAATATTTTCCCAAGGTGAAATTAATTGTCAATCCGATTAACAACTTTTATA is a genomic window containing:
- a CDS encoding class I SAM-dependent methyltransferase — encoded protein: MALKIKYFHRGQFDPSQLREDNIDRLSTSLVPHGSKVLELGCATGFMGNYLTKKLHCRVIGVDINPAVKADITGDLAKTSVWQEIKPHRPFDVVFASAILEHLPDPETTLQLIKSVLKPKGILIITLPNVAHWRQRLKLLRGHWDYEDYGLLDQTHLRFFNYFSGQRLITAAGFTINQILIDPAGGLKYFNWLVKHFPNLYAYQICIKANK